The Euzebyales bacterium nucleotide sequence AGGCCGCCTCGGTGCGAGCGCTGTTCGCCCTGCTGGCGCTGCGCGGCATGGTCGACGCCGATCCCGCCGCGGGCCTTGCGACCAGCCGCGCCGGCCGCAGCCTGCCGCGCGTGCTGCGCACCGACGAGGTCGAGCGCATGCTCGCGGTGCCCGACGCGTCGCCACGCGGGCTGCGTGACCGGGCGCTGCTCGAGTTCCTGTACGCCAGTGGTGCCCGCGTCGGCGAGCTGGTCGGCCTCCTCGACGACGCGCTGGACCTCACAACGCGGTCGGCACGCCTGTTCGGCAAGGGCAGTCGCGAGCGGGTGGTGCCGCTGGGCGAGCCGGTGCGTGCGGCGCTCGCGCGGTGGTTGACCGACGGCCGGCCCGTGCTGACCGCCGCCCCGACCACCGTGGTGTTCTGCGACGCGGCTGGCCGGCGCCTGGATCCGCGCAGCGTGCGCCGGGTCGTCGAGCGGTGCGCCGCGGCGGCCGGGCTGTCGAGGGTCACGCCGCACACGCTGCGCCACTCCTACGCTACACACCTGGTGGAAGGGGGCGCGGACCTGCGCAGCGTCCAGGAGCTGCTCGGACACGCCGCGCTCGCAACCACGCAGATCTACACCCACGTCTCACGAGAACAGCTGCGCTCCGCCTATGAACACGCGCATCCGCGCGCATGACACCTCCCACGCGACCACCGACCACTCAGTGGCTGCGGACGCCCGCCTGACGTCGACGCGTTGTGGCGCCATGGGGGTCCGCGACCGCGACCCGGCGGATCGCGAGCGTCTCATCCTGCACCTCCGCTGGTGAAGTGGCGGGACGGCTGTCGGTCGGCATCACGGCGGCCGTCGACGCGGGCGACCTGATCGCGTACGCCATGTCGGCTCGATCGATACGATCGAGCGCTCGATCCCGGCCACGGGGCCAGGTTCGGAGCTAGCGATCCCGCGGATCAGAGGGACGCGATCGTCGACGAGCTGTGCGGGGTGGACGGGTCCCGCGCGCGGTCGCGACCACCGCGGAGCGGCCCGGACCGCGGTCGCAGAGCTCGAGGCGACCCTGGTGGGAGACCCCGACCGACGCGGAGCTCGCCGAGCTGGACCAGGGCGGCGCCGGCGCCGCGGGCGAAGCTGGCGGTGCCGGTCACCTGACCGACCGTGACCGTCCACAGGCCGCGCTGCGCTCGCGCGCGCCGTCCCGATGGCGTGGCTCTACCGTGCACCGCATGCGATGGCGACGACGTACGCGGTGGCTCGCGACGCTGGTGCTGGCCGTGCTGTTGGTGGGTGGACCGGCGTGGGCGCGGCCCACGCCCGGGCGGGCATCCGGTCCGCCGGCGTGGGCGCCGGTCCGGCGGTCCGACGCGGTGCCCGCGGCCGTGGCTCCGGTGGGTGGCCGCGTCCTGCGACACTTTGACCCGCCCGCCACGCCGTACGGCCCCGGGCACCGCGGTGTCGACCTGGCCGGCGTGCGCGGCGAGCCCGTGCGCTCGGCGTTGGCGGGCACGGTGACATTCGCCGGACACGTCGCCGGCGTGATGTGGGTGACGGTCACGCACGACCGTGGGCTGTCGACGACGTACGGCGGGTTCGCCTCGTCGGTGCGCATCGGGGACGCGGTCGCGCTCGGTGCGCCGCTGGGCACCGTGACCGAGCGCGCGCGACTCGACTGGGGCGCCCGCCGCAACCGAGGCTACGTCGATCCGCTGCGGCTGCTCGGTGGCTGGCGCCCAGTGCTCGTGCCGGTGCCGTGAGCCGGGTGCGCCGTCGGACGGCGCAACGTCGCGACCGGTCGTCCACCTGGCGTGTATGCTCTACCCAAGGCGGCTCTCCGCACGTTGCGGGGTGCCGTCAATTCACAGCAGCCCGGTGGGGCCTGCGGTCCCGCGCTCCGGCGTGGGGAAGGCCCGTCGCACGACCGGTGATCACCGACGGTGCCCGACGGCTGCGACGCCACAACCGAAGTGCGGCCGTTGCCGGCCGTGCGCACCCGAACAGGAGCACCACATGTCCGCCGTCACCATGCGCCAGCTGCTCGAGGCCGGCGTGCACTTTGGCCATCAGACACGCCGCTGGAACCCCAAGATGAAGCGGTTCATTTTCGGCGAGCGCAATGGCATCTACATCATCGACATCCAACAGACCATCGGTCTGCTCGAGAACGCCTACGACTTCGTCCGCGACACGGTCGCCAAGGGCGGCAGCGTGCTGTTCGTCGGCACCAAGAAGCAGGCACAGGAGGCCGTCGAGCAGCAGGCGCTGCGGGTCAACATGCCCTACGTCAACTTCCGCTGGCTGGGTGGCATGCTCACCAACTTCGAGACGATCAAGCTGCGGCTGACCCGCCTGCGCGAGCTCGAGGACATGGAGACCGACGGGCGCATGGAGGTGCTGCCCAAGAAGGAGGCGCTGTCGCTGCGCCGTGAGCGCGACAAGCTGCTGCGCAACCTCGGTGGCATCCGCAACATGAACAAGCTGCCATCAGCGATCTGGGTCGTCGACACCGTCAAGGAGCACATCGCGGTCCGCGAGGCCAACCGCCTCGGCATCCCCGTCATCGCGATCGTCGACACCAACTGCGACCCCGACGAGGTCCAGTACGTCATCCCGGGCAACGACGACGCGATCCGCTCGGGCGCTCTGCTGACCCGGCTCATCGCGGATGCCTGCGCCGAGGGCTACCAGCTGATGGCCAGCCGCACCCGCGACGAGGTCGTCGCCGAGCAGGCCGCGGCCGTGGCCGCTGCGGCCGAGACGCCGACCGCGGCGACCACCGACACCGACGAGCCGCTCGCCGAGTGGGAGATCGCGCTCCAGCAGGAGGAGGCCGCGCGGCAGGCCGCCCAGGCCGCCGCGAGCACCGATGACGTGCCCGCGGAGGCCGCGGAGGAGGAGCCGGCGTCCGCGCCCACCGACGCGTCCACGGATGCGCCGGCCGCACCCGATGCGGAGCCGCGCGCCGCCGAGCACGCGCCGACGCCGGAACCGCAGAACGCCGGCTAGAGCGACGCCTCCACGCCCTGTGCCGCTGCGCCGCCAGGCGCCACCGTGGCGCGGGCCACAAGCACACTGACCACGGGGGAACCAACGATGGCCGAGATCACCGCCGCCGACGTCAAACGCCTCCGCGAGGCCACCGGCGCCGGCATGATGGACTGCAAGCGCGCACTCGTCGACGCCGAGGGAGATTTCGACAAGGCTGCTGAGCTCGTCCGTGAGCGGACCGGCGCCAAGATGGGTGACCGCGTGGGCGACCGCACCGCCAGTGAGGGCATCGTGCACGCCTACCTGCACGCACCGACGCCGGGGCTGCCGCCCAAGGTCGGCGTCATGGTCGAGCTGAACTGCGAGACGGACTTCGTCGCCAAGGGCGACGCGTTCCGCCAGCTCGCAAGCGACATCGCGATGCACGTCGCCGCGATGCGGCCCGCCGTCATCTCCGAGGACGAGGTCGACCCGGAGCAGCTCGCCGCCGAGCGCGAGTTCGCCGAGAAGCAGGCGCGCGACGAGGGCAAGCCCGACCACATCATCGACAAGATCGTCGAGGGCAAGGTCAAGGCCTTCTACAAGGAGCGCGTGCTGCTGAACCAGCCCTATGTGCGCGACGACAAGCGCACGGTCCGCCAGCTGCTCGAAGAGTTCCAGCGGACCTCCGGCGAGAAGATCGAGATCTCTCGCATGGCGCGCTTCGAGGTCGGCGCCTGAGGACGCGACACGCATCGGGGGCCGGCTCTACGAAGGAGTCGGACCCTCTGCCCGTCGTCGGCCCCGTGTCCGGACGCGTGGCGCGGCGTCGAGTAGGCTGCCACCGGAGTCGATCCGGGAGCCAGCCGTCCATGCATGTGCGCAGTGCGACGCCGACCGCGAAACCGAGCAGCCGGCCGAGGCCGCTGACATGACCGTTGCAACGGATCAGCGGAAGCGGTCGGACGTGACGGCTCCGCGGGGATACGACCGGATCCTGGTCAAGCTGTCGGGTGAGGCGTTCGCCGACGAGCGGGCGAGCATCAGCCCGGTGATCTTGAGGTCGCTGGCCCGGCAGCTGGCCGCGATCGCCGGAGATGGAGTGCAGGTTGGCGTCGTCGTTGGCGGCGGCAACATCTTCCGTGGCACGTCGCCGCAGGCGACCGGCATGGACCGCTCGAGCGCGGACAGCATGGGCATGCTGGCCACGGTCATCAACGCGCTCGCGCTGCAGGACGCGATCGAGAAGCAGGGTGTCCCGACACGCGTGCTGTCGGCGGTCGCGATGCAGGAGCTGTGCGAGCCCTACATCCGCCGCCGCGCGATCCGCCACCTTGAGAAGGGCCGGATCGTCATCTTCGCGGCCGGTCTGGGCGAACCGTACTTCTCGACCGACACCGCCGCCGCCCAGCGGGCGCTCGAGATCAACGCCCGGGCGATCCTCAAGGCGACCAAGGTCGACGGGGTCTACGACAAGGACCCGGTGACCCACCCTGACGCGCGCCGGTTCGACGAACTGACCTATCTCGATGCGCTCCAGCGTGGCCTGAAGGTGATGGATGCCACGGCGCTGTCGTTGTGCATGGACAACGACCTGCCGATCATCGTGTTCGACGTCTTCGCGGAGGACAACATCCGCCGGGTGGCGGCCGGTGAGCCGATCGGCACCGTGGTGCGCAGCCGACCGTCCGGAGGAGACGACGGTGATTGATGACGTGTTGACCGAGGCCGAGCTGCGGATGTCGGACACGATCAACCACACCCGCGGC carries:
- the pyrH gene encoding UMP kinase — protein: MTVATDQRKRSDVTAPRGYDRILVKLSGEAFADERASISPVILRSLARQLAAIAGDGVQVGVVVGGGNIFRGTSPQATGMDRSSADSMGMLATVINALALQDAIEKQGVPTRVLSAVAMQELCEPYIRRRAIRHLEKGRIVIFAAGLGEPYFSTDTAAAQRALEINARAILKATKVDGVYDKDPVTHPDARRFDELTYLDALQRGLKVMDATALSLCMDNDLPIIVFDVFAEDNIRRVAAGEPIGTVVRSRPSGGDDGD
- the rpsB gene encoding 30S ribosomal protein S2 — encoded protein: MSAVTMRQLLEAGVHFGHQTRRWNPKMKRFIFGERNGIYIIDIQQTIGLLENAYDFVRDTVAKGGSVLFVGTKKQAQEAVEQQALRVNMPYVNFRWLGGMLTNFETIKLRLTRLRELEDMETDGRMEVLPKKEALSLRRERDKLLRNLGGIRNMNKLPSAIWVVDTVKEHIAVREANRLGIPVIAIVDTNCDPDEVQYVIPGNDDAIRSGALLTRLIADACAEGYQLMASRTRDEVVAEQAAAVAAAAETPTAATTDTDEPLAEWEIALQQEEAARQAAQAAASTDDVPAEAAEEEPASAPTDASTDAPAAPDAEPRAAEHAPTPEPQNAG
- a CDS encoding peptidoglycan DD-metalloendopeptidase family protein, which produces MRWRRRTRWLATLVLAVLLVGGPAWARPTPGRASGPPAWAPVRRSDAVPAAVAPVGGRVLRHFDPPATPYGPGHRGVDLAGVRGEPVRSALAGTVTFAGHVAGVMWVTVTHDRGLSTTYGGFASSVRIGDAVALGAPLGTVTERARLDWGARRNRGYVDPLRLLGGWRPVLVPVP
- a CDS encoding tyrosine recombinase XerC, which translates into the protein MTSPVEVARELPPAWRRAVDTLHAHLAGERGLSEHTVAAYDRDVRQLAGFCAGFGIDEPAEVTPLVLRRFLAELGRHGYARASLARKAASVRALFALLALRGMVDADPAAGLATSRAGRSLPRVLRTDEVERMLAVPDASPRGLRDRALLEFLYASGARVGELVGLLDDALDLTTRSARLFGKGSRERVVPLGEPVRAALARWLTDGRPVLTAAPTTVVFCDAAGRRLDPRSVRRVVERCAAAAGLSRVTPHTLRHSYATHLVEGGADLRSVQELLGHAALATTQIYTHVSREQLRSAYEHAHPRA
- a CDS encoding translation elongation factor Ts, with the translated sequence MAEITAADVKRLREATGAGMMDCKRALVDAEGDFDKAAELVRERTGAKMGDRVGDRTASEGIVHAYLHAPTPGLPPKVGVMVELNCETDFVAKGDAFRQLASDIAMHVAAMRPAVISEDEVDPEQLAAEREFAEKQARDEGKPDHIIDKIVEGKVKAFYKERVLLNQPYVRDDKRTVRQLLEEFQRTSGEKIEISRMARFEVGA